The stretch of DNA ACAGAAACAACACTCAAGCTCAAGGCCCttgaaatgaaaaaaaggaacaTCGAAACTCAGCTCgccaccaaaaagagggcactGGACCAAGCAAACAAGCTAGCTGAGGTCAGGCGCAAACTAGTAGAAATAGAGGCGGAAGTTGAGAATTTGCAGAGAACATACTAAGAAATATCCGAAGGTTCCCTCCAACAAAAAAACCGCATCATCCCCCAGATAACCTTCGCTCACAGTGAAAATAGATACGCGTCCACGGAGCACCGGTAGGAATTCGAATCACGATCTGGATGGGGATAGACGAGGATAAGATTCCAATCTCGCAGCAGCAGATTAATATTCCGCGCATgacctcgctctcacatttggCAAATCAAAATGCGCCAGAAGAAACTGGACACAGACAAGACCCACTAACCAAGCCATCTACCAGTCAAACGCACACAAGAAACGCACACGCGTGCACAGGCGAAAAGGTGGTCTTTCTCATTTTTTTGGCCAAAAAAAGGTGGTCTTTCTCATTGTGCTCAGCATCCACCAACCATTTGCAAAGCCTCAGAATTTCACCAAATACGGTGGCCAAATACAATACAGGTGAATATAGCTCATATGATTGCGAATGGCGGGACAAAAAAATTGCAGTAAGTTCAAAAACAATATTACATTATTGAAAATATCATCCAAGGGGATTATGCAGGCCTCAAGGTCTAACCAAAACAAGGCTGCATGATAATCCGCGACAATTTGTGAagggtgaaaaaaaaaaccttttaaCTTGACAGGATTATAGGATCCCAAGTAACCACTTACACCATCAGTACATCAAGTATCAATATCATAATGAACAAAATAAAGTAATAAACACCACTAGGGAAAGGAAAGAATTCTGACATGGCGAACAAGCCTTCTTTTtcttaacagggttaattaacaAAATAGATAACTTCTGATCGATGAACTGATGCTGCCGGGGTGCGATTCTACCTGGGTTGGCCTTGGAACAACCCCAACCGAGAAACTTCACTCTTTAACCTACTGGAACCTCAATAATGTATATGATTTACCTccaaaattaaagaaaaaccAATCTCTGAATCACCACCTTCAGCTATCCATCTTTGTTGAATACCTCAATTGACGGGGAAAAAATACGAAATCATTAGACAAGAATATATTATCCTCACACCTTCCAGGCTTATTGCAGGCCTATGTTGCTAGACTACCAACCTGCCGATCAAGCTGCATCTGCTCAAGCAATGCTCCTATAACCGCAGCTTGGTCGTGTCCATCAAGCTGTGTGCTCAGACCAGAACCTTCACCGTTGTTCATGCCGGGAGGCATTAGCTGTGAGGGTCCAACAGAGTTAATGGATTCAGCCATGGTAACTTGCTTCTCTGGCGGAGATTCCTTAACCAGTGTATGTACCCAAGAGAGATCAGGGTCATCACCACCAGACCTCAGCTCAAAGGACGATGAGCGGCGGAGCTTACCCAATTCTTCACCATCTACACCCCAATCTGGTGTCCCTGAAGGAGATCCCCACTTGGACCATGATGAGCTTAGAGGGGAGCCAACAAGAGCTGATGCTCGTGCTGCACTAGGCCCAAGGTCACGAGAACTGAGACTCCTCattgtctgctgctgctgctgtttctCACGCTGAACAAGAGCAGCAGCTAGGTGGGAGTTCATTGGGGAACCAGATTCAACACACCGTGGAGACATCAGGCCAGGGGAGGATATCCCAAGTGATGCTTGCAACAGGGATGAGTGTGAAGGCAACTGCTGGTTGTCCATAGCCTTTGGTGAATATACCCCAGTGTTGATTGGAGAAAGCagtgcttgctgctgctgctggaactgATTCAGGATAGCAGCCTTGTGAGAAGGTGAAAACATAGCACCCTGGTCAGCATTACTATACCTCGGGGATGAGACCATCTCGGCAGAGAAGAGATCATCCAGGTTTGACGGATTCAGGGACTTGGTTCGAGCAGAGTGGTTCCCTGTGGATGAACTGAGACGTGAATAGCACAGATCATTCATAAGCTGTGAATCAAGATCCTGCATCAGGGAGTAGTCATCAGCAGGCATATCCCTTGCACTAAGTGATGTTCGGAGCCTGCTCGACTGAAGGCTGCTGCCAGGAAGGTGTAATGTTGGAACATTTGGCTGCTGCCACCCCAATGAAGGGGGCATCCCATTGCCTGAAGGGGACATTGGTGGTGTAAATGGAGACATCACTGCTGAAACAGATGATGGGGAACCAGGCATCAAGCCCATAGCTGCAGCCATCTCCATTGCAGCTGTTGCTGAAGCCCTTGGGGATGGTACAGCAGATCCAGTGGAGACATACAGTGGGCGGAGCTCATCAGTTGTGTGGGCAAAGAAACAGACACGCCGGTTACAGCTTGTACCATCCTTGCAAAGCCGTGTACGGTACTGTGCTGGATGGAGCCAGCACTCAAATACTCCATGAGCATACTCACACATGTCACCGCGGCGGCACACGCCTTTCCTGAAGTCTGGGCATGGCACACAACTGTAGTGGTACTTGCGGGGGTCCCGGCGCCGAGCATTCTCTCCTGGATGGACAAAGGGGCACTCGGTCCAGTCATGCGAGTATGCCCGCGAACAAGGGCGGATCTTGAACGAGTACATGCGGAACTCATCAGAGGCATAGATGCTGTTCTTGATATCTGGAAGGGATGGATCCACTGGATATTCCTTCTTCTCCGATGTCGCAACCCTAGGCAGGTCAGCAAACTTTGTCGTCATCATCACAGCAGCAGATGGAGAGCGTGCATCCTCTGCAGTGGGGGATGAAACGGGTGATGAGATCGAGTTGGTGGACCTTGTCACCACCCGGAGCATGCCGTGCTCAGGCTTCGGGCATCCAAGAAGATCTTGGAGGGCAAACTTGGCGTCAAACATCTTCGGCGGCACAGAGATCATATCAGCCGGACGGCGCCCAGAGTCATCCGTGGCGTCAGCGTCTGCCCCTGCACCGAGCAGCAGCTTGATGGCCTCAACCGCCGTCCGGGAGCCACCAGAGGCGGCGCAGTGGAGGGCAGTGGTGCCATCGGTGCCGGAGCGGCGGTTGACGTCGACGGACGGGAGAGAAACCAGCAGGCGGAGCGCAGCGAGGCTCCCGTAGGTCGCGGCGACCATCAGCGGGGTGCGATGCTCCAGAACCTTCCGGcggccataccagaggccggcctcatcggcggcggccggcggggcgcgcTCCAGCGCGCGGCGCAGCCCCTCCGCGTCGTCGTCAGCGGCGAGCTCCAGCAGGCCGGCGAAGGCGTCATCCGTGTCGACGGTGAGATGCCTCGCCATCTCTGCGACAGCGGCCGCAGCCGTCGCATTCATCCTTGGCGTGCCGgctgccaccgcgccgccgtcgactcCTGGCGCAGGGGACGAAGAGATCGGCATGCTGTTCATCATCGGGGCTCCTCGGATCGGAAGAACTGAAGCGACGACGAGAAACAGAACAACACGAAACCAGTCAAGAAATTAGTCAAGCAAGTCACCACTAGAGCAAGAAATAGACCAAAAATCCCACCAAATCGGAAGCAACATACTAAAGAGACGCTGCAAAAATGGAAGGAAGAAAGCCCGCAGCACAAATCAAGTATGAAAATAAAAACCTGAAATCTCCCCCTCAA from Panicum virgatum strain AP13 chromosome 9K, P.virgatum_v5, whole genome shotgun sequence encodes:
- the LOC120650098 gene encoding zinc finger CCCH domain-containing protein 24-like: MMNSMPISSSPAPGVDGGAVAAGTPRMNATAAAAVAEMARHLTVDTDDAFAGLLELAADDDAEGLRRALERAPPAAADEAGLWYGRRKVLEHRTPLMVAATYGSLAALRLLVSLPSVDVNRRSGTDGTTALHCAASGGSRTAVEAIKLLLGAGADADATDDSGRRPADMISVPPKMFDAKFALQDLLGCPKPEHGMLRVVTRSTNSISSPVSSPTAEDARSPSAAVMMTTKFADLPRVATSEKKEYPVDPSLPDIKNSIYASDEFRMYSFKIRPCSRAYSHDWTECPFVHPGENARRRDPRKYHYSCVPCPDFRKGVCRRGDMCEYAHGVFECWLHPAQYRTRLCKDGTSCNRRVCFFAHTTDELRPLYVSTGSAVPSPRASATAAMEMAAAMGLMPGSPSSVSAVMSPFTPPMSPSGNGMPPSLGWQQPNVPTLHLPGSSLQSSRLRTSLSARDMPADDYSLMQDLDSQLMNDLCYSRLSSSTGNHSARTKSLNPSNLDDLFSAEMVSSPRYSNADQGAMFSPSHKAAILNQFQQQQQALLSPINTGVYSPKAMDNQQLPSHSSLLQASLGISSPGLMSPRCVESGSPMNSHLAAALVQREKQQQQQTMRSLSSRDLGPSAARASALVGSPLSSSWSKWGSPSGTPDWGVDGEELGKLRRSSSFELRSGGDDPDLSWVHTLVKESPPEKQVTMAESINSVGPSQLMPPGMNNGEGSGLSTQLDGHDQAAVIGALLEQMQLDRQVGSLAT